A single region of the Mycobacterium lentiflavum genome encodes:
- a CDS encoding haloalkane dehalogenase, translating to MDVLRTPDSRFENLEGYPFVANYIEVAASDSPPVRMHFLDEGPADGPPIVLLHGEPTWSYLYRTMIPPLVDAGNRVLAPDLIGFGRSDKPSRIEDYTYLRHVEWVTAWFERLRLKEVTLFVQDWGSLIGLRIAAEQGERIARIVVANGFLPAVQRKPSPGFLAWRAFARYSPVLPAGRIVAAGTVRRVPPKVRAGYDAPFPDKTYQAGARAFPQLVPTSPDDPAVPANRAAWDALGRWEKPFLAIFGARDPILGQADRPLIKHVPGAAGQPHARIRASHFIQEDSGPELAERVLAWQKPLL from the coding sequence ATGGATGTGCTGCGAACCCCGGACTCCCGATTCGAAAACTTGGAAGGCTATCCGTTCGTAGCGAACTACATTGAGGTGGCGGCAAGCGATTCCCCGCCGGTGCGCATGCACTTTCTCGACGAGGGGCCGGCCGACGGCCCGCCGATCGTGCTACTGCACGGCGAGCCCACCTGGAGCTATCTGTACCGCACGATGATTCCGCCGCTGGTTGATGCGGGAAACCGCGTGCTCGCGCCCGACCTGATCGGCTTTGGCCGCTCCGACAAGCCCAGCCGGATCGAGGATTACACCTACCTGCGCCATGTCGAGTGGGTGACGGCATGGTTCGAGCGGCTGCGCCTGAAGGAAGTCACGCTGTTCGTCCAGGACTGGGGATCGCTGATCGGTCTGCGCATCGCCGCCGAGCAGGGTGAACGGATCGCGCGCATCGTCGTGGCGAACGGCTTTCTGCCCGCGGTCCAGCGGAAGCCCTCTCCGGGGTTCCTGGCGTGGCGGGCCTTTGCGCGCTACTCCCCCGTGCTGCCCGCGGGTCGCATCGTGGCGGCGGGCACCGTCCGCAGGGTTCCGCCCAAGGTGCGCGCCGGCTATGACGCCCCCTTTCCGGACAAGACGTATCAAGCCGGGGCCCGGGCATTTCCGCAGCTGGTCCCGACTTCACCCGACGACCCGGCCGTTCCGGCCAATCGCGCCGCCTGGGACGCGCTGGGCCGATGGGAGAAACCCTTCCTCGCCATCTTCGGGGCTCGCGACCCGATTCTGGGGCAGGCCGACCGGCCCCTGATCAAGCACGTCCCGGGGGCGGCCGGCCAGCCTCATGCCCGCATCCGGGCTAGTCACTTCATCCAGGAAGACAGCGGGCCCGAACTGGCCGAACGGGTCCTCGCCTGGCAGAAGCCCTTGCTATGA
- a CDS encoding metal-dependent hydrolase — MTDLEVRRPKFDFTDDVPWAWHPENPAFSFFMNATSIIAICFEQMIVAAVQEAKPRMTDAAVVTEATAFLRQEAQHSSSHRKHVNALIKRYPGLQQTFDDVMACFDTLTATKSLKFRLAYIADLEATFTPSFKLMLDNEATLFRPGDDRVASLFLWHFVEEVEHRSSALVIYDAVVGDNWYRIRVLPAVVKHLLRVMAVIVDGVNVHVPLSDRKVDARMLLPAYGAWENLKSKLASGSRPVPSAFASVPRKQILVAAGRVLMSQTPYHKPEHEPLPKFADQWFERWKHGGDVVRWYTAVS; from the coding sequence GTGACTGATCTCGAGGTGCGACGTCCGAAGTTCGACTTCACCGACGACGTCCCATGGGCTTGGCATCCGGAGAACCCCGCCTTTTCCTTCTTCATGAACGCCACGTCGATCATCGCCATCTGCTTCGAGCAGATGATCGTGGCCGCGGTGCAGGAGGCCAAACCACGGATGACCGACGCCGCTGTGGTAACGGAGGCGACCGCGTTCTTGCGCCAGGAGGCGCAACACTCCAGCTCGCACCGCAAGCATGTCAACGCACTGATCAAGCGCTATCCGGGCCTGCAGCAGACCTTCGACGATGTGATGGCGTGCTTCGACACGCTCACCGCGACGAAATCTCTCAAATTCCGACTGGCCTACATCGCCGATCTGGAGGCCACCTTCACGCCGTCGTTCAAGCTGATGCTCGACAACGAGGCGACACTGTTCCGTCCGGGCGACGACCGAGTGGCGTCATTGTTCTTGTGGCACTTCGTCGAAGAGGTCGAGCACCGCAGCTCGGCACTGGTGATTTACGACGCCGTCGTCGGCGACAACTGGTATCGCATTCGTGTCTTGCCGGCAGTGGTCAAGCATCTGCTGCGGGTCATGGCTGTCATCGTCGACGGTGTCAACGTGCACGTGCCACTAAGCGATCGCAAGGTCGACGCGCGAATGCTCCTTCCCGCCTACGGGGCCTGGGAGAACCTCAAGAGCAAGCTGGCGTCGGGCAGTCGACCGGTTCCGTCGGCCTTCGCGAGCGTGCCGCGCAAGCAGATACTTGTCGCGGCAGGACGTGTGCTGATGAGCCAAACTCCTTATCACAAACCGGAACACGAGCCGCTGCCGAAATTCGCCGATCAGTGGTTCGAGCGTTGGAAGCACGGCGGGGACGTCGTTCGGTGGTACACCGCGGTTAGCTAG
- a CDS encoding sulfotransferase family protein — MSDAIHITDLAKPTFTPEAQAIIDGMAAMADYCPLSTDALHEQATAQTGLTDFGEQDYRERMAVLLEAFHELPRLTPFGRTYAFSLMLTFLKGRLRVIDHLKRHPEIFDVRIEAPMVIAGLPRTGTTHLHSLLAADPALRSLPYWEAQEPLPAPGEEGTIEPRRQRTGDALTISNTLMPYFTLMHEMTTDHIHEDIGLMVQDFSSGFFTTLTHLPRWSDYLREHDQTPAYQFLRMMLQVLQHQDGYQRRWVLKSPQHLEQFIPILNVFPDATFIVTHRDPVDVAVSMATMMTYTMRMSVDEVDVHTVAEYWITRIDELLSACMRDHDRLPADRTIDVRFDEFMADDLAMAQRVWDTAGYSPSEESRKAVAQYVAGHERGRLGRVEYHPEDLELDKDELRRRFAPYVERFVKPAAASSA, encoded by the coding sequence GTGAGCGACGCGATCCACATCACCGATCTCGCCAAGCCGACATTCACGCCCGAAGCCCAGGCAATCATCGACGGCATGGCCGCGATGGCCGACTATTGTCCGCTGAGCACCGATGCCCTGCACGAACAAGCCACGGCCCAGACGGGTTTGACCGACTTCGGCGAACAGGATTATCGGGAGCGGATGGCGGTCCTGCTCGAGGCGTTCCACGAATTGCCGCGGCTGACCCCGTTCGGCCGCACCTACGCGTTCTCGCTGATGCTGACGTTCCTCAAGGGCAGGCTGCGGGTCATCGACCATCTCAAGCGGCACCCCGAGATCTTCGACGTCCGCATCGAAGCGCCCATGGTGATCGCCGGGCTGCCGCGCACCGGCACCACTCATCTGCACAGCCTGTTGGCGGCCGATCCTGCGCTGCGCTCACTTCCGTACTGGGAAGCCCAGGAGCCACTGCCCGCGCCCGGCGAGGAAGGCACCATTGAGCCTCGTCGCCAGCGCACCGGCGACGCCCTCACCATCTCCAACACGCTGATGCCGTACTTCACGCTGATGCACGAGATGACGACCGACCATATCCACGAAGACATCGGGCTGATGGTGCAGGATTTTTCGAGCGGCTTCTTCACCACGCTCACCCATCTGCCGCGCTGGTCGGATTACCTGCGCGAGCACGACCAGACCCCGGCCTACCAGTTTCTGCGCATGATGCTGCAGGTGCTGCAGCATCAAGACGGCTACCAGCGCCGCTGGGTGCTCAAGTCGCCGCAGCATCTCGAGCAGTTCATCCCAATCCTCAACGTATTTCCCGACGCAACGTTCATCGTCACCCACCGCGACCCCGTCGATGTCGCGGTGTCGATGGCCACGATGATGACCTACACCATGCGTATGAGCGTCGACGAGGTTGACGTGCACACCGTGGCCGAATACTGGATCACCCGCATCGACGAGCTGCTCAGCGCGTGCATGCGTGACCATGATCGGCTGCCCGCCGACCGCACCATCGACGTCCGCTTCGACGAGTTCATGGCCGACGACCTGGCGATGGCACAACGGGTCTGGGACACGGCCGGCTACTCACCGTCCGAGGAGTCGAGAAAGGCTGTGGCACAGTACGTGGCCGGCCATGAGCGCGGTCGGCTGGGTCGCGTCGAGTACCATCCCGAAGACCTGGAGCTCGACAAGGACGAGCTGCGTCGGCGGTTCGCCCCGTACGTCGAGCGGTTCGTCAAACCGGCTGCCGCGAGCTCGGCGTAG
- a CDS encoding DUF1214 domain-containing protein: MANPQSSAAWRELLTAFADFENLFLEGPKAVRGELAVAEGYEFLATMLGLSLDVTLFADPVAPRFHDVLTPFRRDRRWGGDNTDAYYSYVVIDPRRTYRISGTPNESVMYSVAVYNEPEPGAWPNRTIGVLHDEDMPLDEDRRFSCILGPERPRDYDGPFIALDEDAHGVLTRDYHEDPAHSRRVDWSIEVIYHGDLPVQPLKTDAAVAQSLRSALRYTQDMFAIVPLVLQERKPTELADGQNLSHNVLAPPYRAGAATHGYSMQNAVYSLGAYALEPGEALVITSHHPKCRFWNLTLWNQYMAAPDLEYGRGGINSGTAVPNRDGSITIVISREELDHPNAISTKDHPEGLMSFRWFHADDLPEQPAAAVVPISEAPRKPS; this comes from the coding sequence ATGGCCAATCCACAAAGCTCAGCCGCATGGCGCGAACTGCTCACCGCCTTCGCTGATTTCGAGAATCTGTTCCTCGAAGGCCCCAAGGCGGTGCGCGGAGAATTGGCCGTCGCCGAGGGCTACGAGTTCCTCGCCACAATGCTGGGCTTGTCGTTGGACGTGACGTTGTTCGCGGACCCGGTGGCGCCTCGGTTCCACGATGTGCTGACGCCGTTTCGCCGTGACCGCCGCTGGGGCGGGGACAACACCGACGCGTATTACAGCTACGTCGTCATCGACCCGCGGCGCACCTACCGCATCAGCGGAACGCCGAACGAGAGCGTGATGTACTCGGTCGCTGTGTACAACGAACCCGAACCCGGGGCATGGCCCAACCGCACCATCGGCGTGCTCCACGACGAGGACATGCCGCTAGATGAGGACCGGCGCTTCTCCTGCATCCTGGGCCCCGAACGTCCGCGGGACTACGACGGGCCCTTCATCGCTCTCGACGAGGACGCGCATGGGGTGCTCACCCGGGACTACCACGAAGACCCCGCTCACAGCCGACGCGTCGACTGGTCGATCGAGGTCATCTACCACGGCGACTTGCCTGTCCAGCCACTGAAAACCGATGCGGCAGTGGCTCAGTCGTTGCGCTCGGCGCTGCGCTACACCCAGGACATGTTCGCGATCGTGCCGCTGGTGCTGCAAGAGCGCAAGCCGACCGAACTCGCCGACGGGCAAAACCTCTCGCACAATGTTCTTGCCCCGCCGTACCGGGCCGGTGCCGCCACGCACGGTTACTCGATGCAAAACGCGGTCTACAGCCTGGGCGCGTACGCTCTCGAGCCCGGCGAGGCGCTGGTGATCACGTCGCACCACCCGAAGTGCCGGTTCTGGAACCTCACGCTGTGGAACCAGTACATGGCAGCACCCGACCTCGAATACGGCCGTGGCGGAATCAATTCCGGCACCGCTGTACCTAACCGGGACGGCAGTATCACCATCGTGATCAGCCGCGAAGAGCTCGACCACCCCAACGCCATCTCGACCAAGGATCACCCGGAAGGGTTGATGTCGTTTCGCTGGTTCCACGCCGACGACTTGCCCGAACAACCGGCCGCGGCGGTCGTCCCAATCTCCGAGGCGCCGCGCAAGCCGTCCTAG
- a CDS encoding 3'(2'),5'-bisphosphate nucleotidase CysQ yields MNDHALAARLATEAGQLLLGVREEFAEVDASERKAAGDKRSHDFLMQALGAERPQDAVLSEEGADDPVRLRSERVWIVDPLDGTREFSELGRDDWAVHVALWQAGELVAGAVALPAQGVTLATPDVAAPPAAPAKPRIVVSRTRPPAIALEVRDALGGTLVEMGSAGAKVASVIQGRSDVYVHAGGQFEWDSAAPVAVARAAGLHTSRIDGSALRYNQADPKLPDVVVCRPELAKAVLAVTG; encoded by the coding sequence ATGAATGACCACGCACTGGCCGCGCGTTTGGCCACCGAGGCGGGGCAGCTGTTGCTCGGGGTCCGCGAGGAATTCGCCGAGGTCGACGCGAGCGAACGGAAAGCAGCGGGGGACAAGCGATCCCACGACTTTCTGATGCAAGCACTCGGCGCCGAGCGGCCCCAGGATGCCGTCCTGTCCGAAGAGGGCGCCGACGACCCGGTGCGGCTGCGCTCGGAGCGGGTATGGATCGTTGACCCGCTGGACGGCACGCGGGAATTCTCCGAGCTCGGACGCGACGACTGGGCGGTGCATGTCGCGCTCTGGCAGGCCGGTGAGCTAGTCGCCGGCGCCGTGGCGCTGCCGGCCCAGGGCGTCACGTTGGCGACGCCCGACGTTGCCGCGCCGCCCGCCGCGCCGGCCAAGCCGCGCATCGTCGTATCACGAACTCGTCCACCGGCGATCGCTCTGGAAGTCCGCGACGCGTTGGGCGGCACACTGGTCGAAATGGGTTCTGCCGGAGCCAAAGTCGCATCTGTGATCCAGGGTCGGTCGGATGTCTACGTTCACGCCGGCGGACAGTTCGAGTGGGACTCGGCCGCTCCCGTCGCGGTGGCGCGTGCGGCCGGCTTGCACACCTCCCGCATCGACGGGTCGGCGCTGCGCTACAACCAGGCCGATCCGAAGTTGCCGGACGTGGTGGTCTGCCGCCCCGAGCTGGCGAAAGCGGTCCTCGCCGTCACCGGCTAA
- a CDS encoding TetR/AcrR family transcriptional regulator, with translation MGRKGWGGAPPADDEEARKRIIDAALRSMERRGPKHTSLSVIADDLGVTRPTVYRYFATLDELVTAASDVALGGWTARIADLTAGNGEPVELLVEAVAYLVEQLPNEPVLMMLLETDQSRLMSRQMVLGESIRRSRVILERTEIDWAALGYRGRDFDDLVEYLLRIIQSMVLVPSDPPRSAGQLRAVLRHWIGPVVKTPPARKKR, from the coding sequence ATGGGTCGAAAAGGTTGGGGCGGAGCGCCACCCGCTGATGATGAGGAAGCGCGCAAGCGCATCATCGATGCGGCCCTGCGCAGCATGGAGCGGCGGGGGCCAAAACACACCAGCCTGTCCGTGATCGCGGACGACCTCGGCGTCACGCGCCCCACCGTCTACCGCTACTTCGCCACTTTGGACGAGTTGGTAACGGCGGCAAGCGACGTCGCCCTGGGAGGCTGGACCGCGCGGATCGCCGATCTCACCGCAGGCAATGGTGAGCCGGTCGAGCTGTTGGTCGAGGCCGTCGCCTACCTCGTGGAGCAATTGCCCAATGAGCCGGTGCTGATGATGCTGCTGGAGACCGACCAGAGCCGGCTGATGAGTCGGCAGATGGTGTTGGGCGAATCCATCCGGCGATCACGCGTGATCCTCGAGCGCACCGAAATCGATTGGGCTGCATTGGGTTATCGTGGCAGAGATTTCGACGATCTGGTCGAGTACCTGCTGCGCATCATCCAGTCGATGGTTCTGGTCCCGTCGGACCCGCCACGGTCGGCGGGACAGTTACGCGCCGTGCTGCGGCATTGGATCGGGCCGGTGGTGAAGACTCCGCCGGCCCGCAAGAAGCGCTAG